The sequence ataccaggtcataaagcataagttacttccctcaccaaagtctatgtggagcaagatggctgcccatgtctgcgagggttcaggtttcctgggttcccctgttcctggggcttgcttgggttcaaggttccttccttcctagtacaggtttctctttcctctgcgtgctgacttcccggggctccagtttaagttttcagcatcaaactccaacatcaaaactccaacatcaggcGGAGGGAGGCGGAGACGGCCCGGGCGGTGACGGCGGCGCCCGGGAGCCGGCGTGGACCCCCGCGGCGCCGGCTGGGGCATCACCGCGGGCCTCGACCCCGAAAGGGCGCTGCTGGCCGAGCATCTCCTGAAGCCGCTGCCCGCGGACAAGCAGATCGAGACGGGGCCCTTCCTCGAGGCCGTGGCCCACCTGCCGCCCTTCTTCGATTGCTTCGGGTCCCCTGTGTTCACACCCATCAAGGCGGACATAAGTGGCAACATCACGAAAATCAAGGCAGTGTACGACACCAACCCGGCCAAGTTCCGGACCCTGCAGAACATCCTGGAGGTGGAGAAAGAGATGTACGGAGCAGAGTGGCCCAAAGTGGGGGCCACGCTGGCGctgatgtggctgaaaaggggCCTCCGCTTCATCCAGGTGTTCCTCCAGAGCATCTGTGATGGGGAGCGGGACGAGAACCACCCCAACCACATCCGCGTCAACGCCACCAAGGCCTACGAGATGGCGCTCAAGAAGTACCACGGCTGGATCGTGCAGAAGATCTTCCAGGCAGCGCTGTACGCAGCCCCCTACAAGTCCGACTTCCTGAAGGCGCTCTCCAAGGGGCAGAACGTGACGGAGGAGGAGTGCCTGGAGAAGGTCCGCCTCTTCCTGGTCAACTACACGGCCACCATCGACGTCATCTACGAGATGTACACCAAGATGAACGCCGAGCTCAGCTACAAGGTGTAGCCGGCAGCACTGCCCGGCCGCTCCCGGAAGCAGGCAGACCCGGATCACTGTGAATCGAGCCGCCGGCCACCCCCGGCCCACGTCCCCAGAGCTGCCCGGGGCACGGCCAGGACAGCAGGGGACGGCCTCGGTCTTTTAAAAGTCGTCTTTTCAGTCTATTCTAAAGGAGCAATAAAGAACTGTCCCACTTCCGAATCGCCTTCGAATTTCACAACAGCACAGACTGACTTTTTGCCCTCATTTCAGTGTGGTAAAAACCCATGAATGTTTCTAATAAATCCAGTcccagggttttttgtttttgttcccccacacacacacggagcATGACTCCAggggaatttaaaaataagcacatGTCCTTATGAGAATCTGCCGGAATGACGTTTTGCATATTTTAAGGACCATGGTGAGTTTGATTTGAAATTATGCAGGGCCCCTGGTGtgggattaaacaacacacacacacacaaaaaaaaacaaatcagtatGTGTTTTCCTGTGGTTTGTGCAGCACAGCTCACAGTGCTGTTCGAGACCTTGCTCGTATTGTCCTTtgtcagttttgtttgttttttgttttagtttattttttatgctgAAACCAACCAGCAAGTCTTTGATGACCAAGGGGCATTCATTTTAAAGCTATCCGGCTCATGTAATTGGCCACAGATGACTGTCTTTGCATTCTCCTGCCTAACTCTTTTCTTCAGGGACAGCTTCTCCGACCTCAGAAGCTGCCTAACACGAGTGTTCTCTCCAGCTGCTGGGACCCAAGAGCACGCCTCTCTGCCTTAACTGTTGTCCCTGGCACTAAAAAGAGCTGTCTTTTTAAGCTTGCCGGGGCCAACAAAGCAACCCCAAAGAATTGATGTgtgttgccctggatggtgcttcagaggtaatcaccggacattgtaaatcctcacagggcccactggatggaatggaggagagtatgggccatgatgtggaccattgtctatgaggtgcagaggtgcccaaagatgtacttaccaaatccaatggatgtgtcatgatgatgggaacgagtgttgttgggggggggagagggggggtgggggggtggggttgaatgggacctcacatatatatttttaatgtaatattattacaaagtcaattaaaaaaaaagaaaaaaaaaagcccaatgaGGAACAATTGGTGATTTTTATGCAGAAATTTAATAATCGTTAATAAAGAAATCTCTATTTTggaatcacaaaaaaaaaaaaaaaactccaacatcagaaaacccccaactttgttctttgccatgtctttcatctgtgagtccccacccaccaaggggtagggagtcaaagccctaatcatatatgtacaccaatgttcatagcagcattgttcactatcgccaaaagttggaatcaacccaaatgcccatcaacagatgagtggatcaataaaatgtggtatatacacacaatggaatactactcggctgtaagaacaaatacactacaaacacacatgataacatggatgaatcttgagaaccttatgttgagtgaagcaacccaggcattgaaggacaaatactacatgacctcaatgatataaaataagcaagctgcctcagagagctagagactggaaaataggcattgaaggacaaatactacatgacctcaatgatataaaataagcaagctgcctcagagagctagagactggaattaggcttacaggaaatcggggggtggaggaagaatgtgagccgatgtctgcaggggtggaatctatgatgagctggcagtaagtatgagcacaaagaagagataaaatgggggcaaggggttgcctttgggtggggctttgcaggtttgaggggggctggggatggacggatgggtaatattgcccaaaaaattggggggagggaggggcaacatacaaacataggagagtgtcaggtgttggttgagagtaaaatgctgagaaaatcgtatcaaaatataattaggagggttacctgtttaggatgctcggaggggatgatCTGATGCGGGACGATAGACATGGTTTGTAAGTGAACAGAACATTCTggcctctcaaaaaaaaaagccctaatcataactcaatcatgcgcgggtatagatcagattacaaacataatccaatatttccttttggaattcatcagttatatcaaactgctacaccatctgacccagcaacaccactactgggtatatacccagaactgagagcagtgacacaaacagatatctgcacaccaatgttcatagtggcattattcactattgccaaaagttggaaagaacccggatgtccatcaactgaggaatggataaacaaaccgtGGTGTAtttacacgatggaatattatgcagctataagaaaaaatgaagttgtaaagcatatgacaacatggatgaacctggaggacattatgttgagggaatcaagccagacacaaatgggcaaatgctgtatgattacactattatgaactaaatatattgtgtaaacttatggagttaataactataatatgaaaatagaatatagaaaatagaataaggttaGAGAGTAGGAAGTTGAGGGTTAACTTGtcaagaattggtaaa is a genomic window of Dasypus novemcinctus isolate mDasNov1 chromosome 18, mDasNov1.1.hap2, whole genome shotgun sequence containing:
- the LOC101442536 gene encoding glycolipid transfer protein-like, which encodes GAGVDPRGAGWGITAGLDPERALLAEHLLKPLPADKQIETGPFLEAVAHLPPFFDCFGSPVFTPIKADISGNITKIKAVYDTNPAKFRTLQNILEVEKEMYGAEWPKVGATLALMWLKRGLRFIQVFLQSICDGERDENHPNHIRVNATKAYEMALKKYHGWIVQKIFQAALYAAPYKSDFLKALSKGQNVTEEECLEKVRLFLVNYTATIDVIYEMYTKMNAELSYKV